One region of Oryza glaberrima chromosome 7, OglaRS2, whole genome shotgun sequence genomic DNA includes:
- the LOC127778519 gene encoding 60S ribosomal protein L4-1-like: MATQTRPLVSVKALEGDMATDNSSSLALAEVFRAPLRPDVVRFVHRLLSCNKRQPYAVSRRAGHQTSAESWGTGRAVSRIPRVPGGGTHRAGQGAFGNMCRGGRMFAPTKTWRKWHRRVNVHLRRVAVASALAATSVPSLVLARGHRIETVPELPLVISDSAESIEKTSQAIKILKQVGAYADAEKAKDSVGIRPGKGKMRNRRYINRKGPLIVYGTEGSKIVKAFRNLPGVDVANVERLNLLDLAPGGHLGRFVIWTESAFKKLEEVYGTFDAPSLKKKGFILPRPKMANADLGRIINSDEVQSVVKPLNKEVKRREKRKNPLKNVAAVLKLNPYFGTARKMATLAEAARIKARKEKLDSKRTKLSPEEAAKVKAAGKAWYKTMISDSDYAEFDNFSKWLGVTQ, encoded by the exons atggccacccaAACCCGCCCCCTCGTCTCCGTCAAGGCCCTGGAGGGCGACATGGCCACGGACAACAGCAGCagcctcgccctcgccgaggtgttccgcgcgccgctccgcccCGACGTGGTCCGCTTCGTCCACAGGCTGCTCTCCTGCAACAAGCGCCAGCCCTACGCCGTgtcccgccgcgccggccaccaGACCTCGGCGGAGTCGTGGGGCACCGGGCGCGCCGTGTCGCGTATCCCgcgcgtccccggcggcgggACGCACCGCGCCGGGCAGGGAGCCTTCGGCAACATGTGCCGCGGCGGGCGCATGTTCGCGCCGACCAAGACATGGCGCAAGTGGCACCGCCGCGTCAACGtccacctccgccgcgtcgccgtcgcctccgccctcgccgccacctccgtccCGTCCCTCGTCCTCGCCCGCGGCCACCGCATCGAGACCGTCCCCGAGCTCCCCCTCGTCATTTCCGACTCCGCCGAGTCCATCGAGAAGACCTCCCAGGCCATCAAGATCCTGAAGCAGGTCGGCGCCTACGCCGACGCCGAGAAGGCCAAGGACTCCGTCGGCATCCGCCCCGGCAAGGGTAAGATGCGCAACCGCCGCTACATCAACCGCAAGGGCCCCCTCATCGTCTACGGCACCGAGGGATCCAAGATCGTCAAGGCCTTCCGCAACCTCCCCGGTGTGGATGTCGCCAACGTCGAGCGCCTCAACCTGCTCGACCTCGCACCCGGTGGCCACCTCGGGCGCTTCGTGATCTGGACCGAGAGCGCCTTCAAGAAGCTTGAGGAGGTGTATGGCACCTTCGACGCGCCGTCGCTGAAGAAGAAGGGGTTCATCCTGCCGAGGCCCAAGATGGCCAATGCTGATCTTGGCAGGATCATCAACTCTGATGAGGTGCAGTCTGTGGTGAAGCCGCTCAACAAGGAGGTCAAGCgcagggagaagaggaagaacccGCTCAAGAATGTTGCCGCTGTCCTCAAGCTCAACCCCTACTTCGGCACTGCACGCAAGATGGCCACCCTTGCTGAGGCTGCCCGCATCAAGGCCAGGAAGGAGAAGCTTGACTCCAAGAGGACCAAGCTTAGCCCG GAGGAGGCTGCTAAGGTTAAGGCTGCAGGAAAGGCATGGTACAAGACCATGATCTCAGACAGTGACTATGCTGAGTTCGACAACTTCTCGAAGTGGCTCGGAGTGACGCAGTGA
- the LOC127778923 gene encoding uncharacterized protein LOC127778923, with the protein MAIDATPESWHLVVANEFVKKYYSVLVTEPSELFRFYCDLDQDGDITNPTPIPAIYSKILTQCSIDIENVDAQCSFNQGVIISVKGYLSRSKMTERFTQLFFLAPGKEEGRYFILNDILQMSDESDHMLISDEIISKDLPSPIELLSSSETSPFPPIELPCSSKSSASYASATTKKANLHNYRNVPHEQGYSIILKNLPRHATIEMVQKNFKRFGAIRPGGINITTPKHGSFSIGIIEYESRQSVQAAIEEYQRSDRPLDIQVCEKQPKTRVASASCDMDDLTASKFRAFLENFQRRGDKKKYYLSEAMVMMDRGSPLFSVLFSHLQQTDKYLAMDICSCKRLMPVLRSVAVDFVQQILLKGSKSVQLSTDEQAVLDSLDLSFTDIPGRLESLHDFLKNRSLEKVEVHLQNMVLAATPRGCLGFQGILGHIIKNHLTGLSWNGQFELGDIVVCNGDEFIITKTPQRFELVEDIPEETAKAFQADLTQICNCLTYYFSIDGMMPPYFPELFSMLLNIPEYACVSKTMLEIVYEFITHNPATKPPIAVANLFSGIHGGCGAYDDDDTTQFFRTVLQDAEVGWIDDVEEYGNKVLNGVLRYEEERRKKLARHGQIEEIETLPMVSYCDSLESFVQFVRHVFQHGTNKTKEHNSHRWIIKADGSSEPLEKFEPRLQQVRSLDELIMMIAISLGKHVLKVIYELLMNFAMKGMIESVWKDYKRSSYQKSVDDDGCDQ; encoded by the exons ATGGCAATCGATGCGACTCCTGAAAGCTGGCATTTAGTG GTTGCAAACGAGTTTGTTAAAAAGTATTACTCTGTTCTGGTTACAGAACCATCTGAGCTTTTTCGGTTCTATTGTGACCTAGACCAAGATGGGGACATAACAAATCCAACCCCAATTCCT GCTATCTACTCAAAAATTCTGACACAATGTAGCATAGATATAGAGAATGTTGACGCACAGTGTTCATTCAATCAGGGTGTGATCATTTCTGTTAAAGGATATCTAAGCAGGAGCAAAATGACAGAGAGATTCACTCAGTTGTTTTTCCTTGCTCCTGGAAAAGAAGAGGGAAGGTATTTCATTCTGAATGACATTCTACAAATGTCAGACGAATCAG ATCACATGCTTATATCTGATGAAATCATTTCTAAGGATCTGCCTTCTCCAATTGAGCTATTGTCTTCTTCTGAGACTTCACCTTTTCCTCCGATTGAGCTCCCGTGTTCCTCCAAGTCTTCAGCGTCATACGCATCA GCTACAACCAAGAAGGCCAATCTTCATAATTACAGAAATGTCCCTCATG AGCAAGGGTACTCTATCATTCTGAAGAACTTGCCTCGCCATGCAACTATTGAGATGGTTCAGAAGAACTTTAAAAGATTTGGTGCTATTAGGCCTGGTGGTATAAATATTACAACTCCTAAG CATGGCAGCTTCTCCATTGGCATAATTGAATATGAGTCTCGCCAGTCGGTTCAAGCAGCAATCGAG GAATATCAAAGGTCTGATAGACCACTGGACATCCAGGTCTGTGAGAAACAGCCGAAAACGCGAG TTGCGTCTGCTTCATGTGATATGGATGATCTCACAGCCAGCAAATTTAGAGCTTTCCTAGAAAA tTTCCAGCGTAGGGGTGACAAAAAGAAGTACTACTTGAGTGAGGCAATGGTGATGATGGACCGAGGCTCCCCTCTTTTCTCAGTGCTTTTCTCCCATCTGCAACAAACTGATAAATATCTTGCTATGGACATATGCAGCTGCAAGAG GTTGATGCCAGTATTAAGAAGTGTTGCTGTGGATTTTGTCCAGCAAATATTGTTAAAAGGATCGAAATCTGTACAACTAAGTACAGATGAACAGGCTGTTCTGGATAGCTTGGACTTATCTTTCACTGATATCCCTGGGAG GCTTGAATCCTTACATGACTTCTTGAAGAACCGTTCACTGGAGAAGGTTGAAGTGCACCTTCAGAACATGGTGCTTGCTGCTACACCCAGAGGCTGCTTGGGATTTCAGGGGATCTTAGGTCACATCATTAAGAATCACTTAACTGGTTTATCTTGGAATGGACAGTTTGAGTTGGGAGACATTGTAGTCTGCAATGGCGATGAATTCATTATTACCAAGACACCTCAGCGATTTGAGTTGGTTGAGGATATTCCTGAGGAAACAGCAAAGGCATTTCAAGCTGATCTCACTCAGATCTGCAATTGTCTCACGTATTACTTCAGCATTGACGGTATGATGCCGCCGTACTTCCCTGAATTGTTCAGCATGTTGCTAAACATCCCTGAGTATGCCTGTGTCAGCAAGACTATGCTAGAGATTGTTTATGAATTCATTACCCATAATCCTGCTACTAAACCACCAATCGCAGTTGCTAATCTATTCTCTGGTATACATGGAGGTTGTGGTgcatatgatgatgatgacacaACACAGTTTTTCAGAACAGTCTTACAGGACGCTGAGGTTGGTTGGATCGACGATGTGGAAGAATATGGGAATAAAGTGTTAAATGGTGTGCTGAGATACGAGGAGGAGCGCCGAAAAAAGTTAGCACGCCACGGCCAAATTGAGGAGATTGAAACACTGCCAATGGTTAGCTATTGTGACAGTTTGGAGTCGTTTGTTCAGTTTGTACGGCATGTTTTTCAGCACGGTACAAACAAGACAAAGGAACATAATTCACATCGCTGGATTATTAAAGCTGATGGCAGCAGTGAACCTTTGGAAAAATTTGAGCCACGCTTACAGCAAGTGCGCAGTCTTGATGAACTGATCATGATGATAGCAATATCTCTGGGCAAGCACGTTCTAAAAGTGATCTATGAACTCCTGATGAATTTCGCCATGAAAGGGATGATTGAAAGTGTCTGGAAAGACTACAAAAGATCTAG CTACCAGAAGTCGGTGGATGATGATGGCTGTGATCAGTAG
- the LOC127778817 gene encoding heterogeneous nuclear ribonucleoprotein Q-like isoform X2: MELTRPCVPGHLATAAAAAASPPFPPPPPPPSSPSLPLPSALMPPKKRRLFTPAPRHAATPPQPPPPPPTLPIPPASTPPTPPQPSASTEPSTAPRPAVDDAAARSSSSSSPAAAAAARKVRKVVKKVIVKKVVPKGTFAARKAAAAAVAAAAAVGGAAASSEAGGEAPTDDPPSDQDGGVGNEQKLDESKPATDCNAVAVVEESVCKEEEVALVVGKGVEKEEEAGMSERRKKMTMEVFVGGLHRDAKEEDVRAVFAKAGEITEVRMIMNPLAGKNKGYCFVRYRHAAQAKKAIAEFGNVKICGKLCRAAVPVGNDRIFLGNINKKWKKEDVIKQLKKIGIENIDSVTLKSDSNNPVCNRGFAFLELETSRDARMAYKKLSQKNAFGKGLNIRVAWAEPLNDTDEKDMQVKSIFVDGIPTSWDHAQLKEIFKKHGKIESVVLSRDMPSAKRRDFAFINYITREAAISCLESFDKEEFRKNGSKVNIKVSLAKPAQQSKQTKEDHKSSISGEGKMKTSKIRYPVQDYTHIYSGEKRPFSTLGDPYYPLRGHSCRRQEVSTYTTAASSYGALPPATAESSLPHYHDSNRYPPHLASYYGLTGTPISSQMRQSSSRQLVQSYRSRHSKNC, from the exons ATGGAACTGACGCGCCCTTGCGTCCCCGGCCatctcgccaccgccgccgccgccgccgcctccccgccgtttcccccgccgccgccaccgccgtcctcgccgtcgctgccgctgccgtccgCGCTCATGCCTCCCAAGAAGCGCCGCCTCTTCACGCCCGCCcctcgccacgccgccaccccgccacaaccaccaccacctccccccaCCCTACCAATCCCCCCCGCCTCgacaccgccgacgccgcctcagCCCTCCGCCTCCACGGAGCCCTCGACGGCGCCACGTCCCGCTGTCGatgacgcggcggcgaggtcgtcgtcgtcgtcgtcgccggcggcggcggcggcggcgcggaaggTTCGGAAGGTGGTTAAGAAGGTCATCGTCAAGAAGGTCGTCCCCAAGGGCACGTTCGCCGCTCggaaggccgcggcggcggcggttgctgctgctgcggcggtcGGCGGAGCAGCAGCATCATCGGAGGCAGGGGGAGAAGCCCCAACCGACGACCCACCAAGTGATCAGGACGGCGGAGTTGGGAATGAGCAAAAATTGGATGAATCCAAACCTGCCACGGATTGCAATGCCGTTGCGGTGGTGGAAGAATCGGTGTgtaaggaggaggaggtggccttAGTGGTGGGTAAGGGagtggagaaggaggaggaggcggggatgTCGGAGCGGCGGAAGAAGATGACCATGGAGGTGTTTGTTGGCGGGCTTCACCGggacgccaaggaggaggaTGTGAGGGCGGTGTTCGCCAAGGCCGGGGAAATCACCGAGGTCCGGATGATAATGAATCCTCTTGCAGGGAAGAACAAGGGGTACTGCTTCGTGCGCTACCGCCACGCCGCGCAGGCGAAGAAGGCCATCGCAGAATTCGGCAATGTGAAG ATTTGTGGGAAGCTCTGTCGAGCTGCAGTTCCAGTTGGGAATGACAGAATTTTTCTTGGAAACATCAAcaagaaatggaaaaaagaagat GTCATCAAGCAGCTGAAGAAAATTGGAATTGAGAACATTGATTCTGTAACACTTAAGTCTGATTCAAATAATCCGGTCTGTAATCGTGGTTTTGCATTTCTTGAACTGGAAACTAGTAGAGATGCACGGATGGCATACAAAAAGCTTTCACAGAAAAATGCTTTTGGCAAAGGCCTGAATATAAGAGTTGCATGGGCTGAACCATTGAATGATACAGATGAGAAAGATATgcag GTTAAATCGATTTTTGTCGATGGGATACCAACGTCCTGGGATCATGCTCAGCTAAAAGAAATCTTCAAGAAACATGGGAAGATTGAAAGTGTGGTTCTGTCACGCGATATGCCGTCAGCTAAAAGGAGGGACTTTGCCTTTATTAATTACATTACTCGTGAGGCTGCAATCTCGTGTCTTGAATCTTTTGACAAGGAAGAGTTCAGGAAGAACGGCTCAAAG GTGAATATTAAAGTTTCACTGGCTAAACCTGCCCAACAGAGCAAGCAGACCAAGGAAGACCATAAATCTAGTATTAGTGGGGAAGGCAAAATGAAGACTTCTAAAA TAAGATACCCTGTTCAAGATTATACCCACATTTATTCTGGAGAGAAGCGTCCCTTTTCAACACTG GGCGATCCTTATTATCCATTGAGAGGTCATTCTTGTCGTCGTCAAGAGGTTAGCACCTATACTACAGCAGCATCAAG CTATGGTGCGCTGCCCCCTGCTACTGCTGAATCTTCTTTGCCACATTATCATGACAGCAATAGATATCCTCCACACCTAG CTTCTTATTATGGACTTACAGGAACACCAATCAGTAGTCAG ATGAGGCAATCAAGTTCTCGTCAACTAGTGCAGTCCTATCGAAGCAGGCATAGCAAAAATT GTTGA
- the LOC127778817 gene encoding heterogeneous nuclear ribonucleoprotein Q-like isoform X1: MELTRPCVPGHLATAAAAAASPPFPPPPPPPSSPSLPLPSALMPPKKRRLFTPAPRHAATPPQPPPPPPTLPIPPASTPPTPPQPSASTEPSTAPRPAVDDAAARSSSSSSPAAAAAARKVRKVVKKVIVKKVVPKGTFAARKAAAAAVAAAAAVGGAAASSEAGGEAPTDDPPSDQDGGVGNEQKLDESKPATDCNAVAVVEESVCKEEEVALVVGKGVEKEEEAGMSERRKKMTMEVFVGGLHRDAKEEDVRAVFAKAGEITEVRMIMNPLAGKNKGYCFVRYRHAAQAKKAIAEFGNVKICGKLCRAAVPVGNDRIFLGNINKKWKKEDVIKQLKKIGIENIDSVTLKSDSNNPVCNRGFAFLELETSRDARMAYKKLSQKNAFGKGLNIRVAWAEPLNDTDEKDMQVKSIFVDGIPTSWDHAQLKEIFKKHGKIESVVLSRDMPSAKRRDFAFINYITREAAISCLESFDKEEFRKNGSKVNIKVSLAKPAQQSKQTKEDHKSSISGEGKMKTSKIRYPVQDYTHIYSGEKRPFSTLGDPYYPLRGHSCRRQEVSTYTTAASSYGALPPATAESSLPHYHDSNRYPPHLASYYGLTGTPISSQMRQSSSRQLVQSYRSRHSKNSG, encoded by the exons ATGGAACTGACGCGCCCTTGCGTCCCCGGCCatctcgccaccgccgccgccgccgccgcctccccgccgtttcccccgccgccgccaccgccgtcctcgccgtcgctgccgctgccgtccgCGCTCATGCCTCCCAAGAAGCGCCGCCTCTTCACGCCCGCCcctcgccacgccgccaccccgccacaaccaccaccacctccccccaCCCTACCAATCCCCCCCGCCTCgacaccgccgacgccgcctcagCCCTCCGCCTCCACGGAGCCCTCGACGGCGCCACGTCCCGCTGTCGatgacgcggcggcgaggtcgtcgtcgtcgtcgtcgccggcggcggcggcggcggcgcggaaggTTCGGAAGGTGGTTAAGAAGGTCATCGTCAAGAAGGTCGTCCCCAAGGGCACGTTCGCCGCTCggaaggccgcggcggcggcggttgctgctgctgcggcggtcGGCGGAGCAGCAGCATCATCGGAGGCAGGGGGAGAAGCCCCAACCGACGACCCACCAAGTGATCAGGACGGCGGAGTTGGGAATGAGCAAAAATTGGATGAATCCAAACCTGCCACGGATTGCAATGCCGTTGCGGTGGTGGAAGAATCGGTGTgtaaggaggaggaggtggccttAGTGGTGGGTAAGGGagtggagaaggaggaggaggcggggatgTCGGAGCGGCGGAAGAAGATGACCATGGAGGTGTTTGTTGGCGGGCTTCACCGggacgccaaggaggaggaTGTGAGGGCGGTGTTCGCCAAGGCCGGGGAAATCACCGAGGTCCGGATGATAATGAATCCTCTTGCAGGGAAGAACAAGGGGTACTGCTTCGTGCGCTACCGCCACGCCGCGCAGGCGAAGAAGGCCATCGCAGAATTCGGCAATGTGAAG ATTTGTGGGAAGCTCTGTCGAGCTGCAGTTCCAGTTGGGAATGACAGAATTTTTCTTGGAAACATCAAcaagaaatggaaaaaagaagat GTCATCAAGCAGCTGAAGAAAATTGGAATTGAGAACATTGATTCTGTAACACTTAAGTCTGATTCAAATAATCCGGTCTGTAATCGTGGTTTTGCATTTCTTGAACTGGAAACTAGTAGAGATGCACGGATGGCATACAAAAAGCTTTCACAGAAAAATGCTTTTGGCAAAGGCCTGAATATAAGAGTTGCATGGGCTGAACCATTGAATGATACAGATGAGAAAGATATgcag GTTAAATCGATTTTTGTCGATGGGATACCAACGTCCTGGGATCATGCTCAGCTAAAAGAAATCTTCAAGAAACATGGGAAGATTGAAAGTGTGGTTCTGTCACGCGATATGCCGTCAGCTAAAAGGAGGGACTTTGCCTTTATTAATTACATTACTCGTGAGGCTGCAATCTCGTGTCTTGAATCTTTTGACAAGGAAGAGTTCAGGAAGAACGGCTCAAAG GTGAATATTAAAGTTTCACTGGCTAAACCTGCCCAACAGAGCAAGCAGACCAAGGAAGACCATAAATCTAGTATTAGTGGGGAAGGCAAAATGAAGACTTCTAAAA TAAGATACCCTGTTCAAGATTATACCCACATTTATTCTGGAGAGAAGCGTCCCTTTTCAACACTG GGCGATCCTTATTATCCATTGAGAGGTCATTCTTGTCGTCGTCAAGAGGTTAGCACCTATACTACAGCAGCATCAAG CTATGGTGCGCTGCCCCCTGCTACTGCTGAATCTTCTTTGCCACATTATCATGACAGCAATAGATATCCTCCACACCTAG CTTCTTATTATGGACTTACAGGAACACCAATCAGTAGTCAG ATGAGGCAATCAAGTTCTCGTCAACTAGTGCAGTCCTATCGAAGCAGGCATAGCAAAAATT CAGGTTGA